A single region of the Enterobacter cloacae complex sp. R_G8 genome encodes:
- a CDS encoding recombinase family protein produces the protein MQIGYVRVSTNDQNTDLQRQALERAGCEQIFEEKMSGTVANRPALKKLLKTLKEGDTLVVWKLDRLGRSMRNLVLLVDELRQRGIHFKSLTDSIDTSSPMGRFIFHIMSALAEMERELIVERTRAGLAAAREKGRIGGRRPKLTQEQWDQAGRLIANGVDRKQVAIIYDVAVCTLYKKFPVSKAA, from the coding sequence ATGCAAATTGGCTATGTAAGGGTGTCAACAAATGACCAAAATACGGATCTTCAGCGACAAGCGCTCGAACGCGCAGGATGTGAGCAAATTTTCGAAGAAAAAATGAGCGGAACAGTGGCGAACCGGCCAGCACTGAAAAAGCTTCTTAAGACGCTGAAAGAGGGAGATACGCTGGTGGTGTGGAAGCTTGATCGCCTTGGGCGAAGCATGCGGAACTTGGTACTGCTGGTCGACGAACTACGGCAGCGCGGCATCCACTTCAAAAGTCTTACGGACAGCATCGATACTTCCAGCCCAATGGGGCGTTTCATTTTCCACATCATGTCTGCCCTGGCCGAGATGGAGAGGGAGTTGATAGTGGAGCGCACTCGCGCTGGGTTAGCCGCAGCTCGGGAGAAAGGGCGAATCGGCGGCAGGCGTCCGAAACTTACCCAGGAACAATGGGACCAGGCGGGCCGACTGATTGCGAACGGCGTGGACAGGAAGCAGGTGGCGATCATCTACGATGTAGCTGTATGCACACTGTATAAAAAATTCCCCGTTTCAAAAGCGGCTTAA
- a CDS encoding translesion error-prone DNA polymerase V autoproteolytic subunit, with protein sequence MEFIRPAELREIIALPLFSDLVQCGFPSPAADYVEQRIDLNELLVSHPSSTYFVKAAGDSMIEAGISDGDLLVVDSSRTAEHGDIVIAAVEGEFTVKRLQLRPTVQLIPMNSAYSPIVVGSEDTLDVFGVVTFIVKSAS encoded by the coding sequence ATGGAATTTATCAGGCCTGCAGAACTGCGAGAAATTATCGCTCTCCCGCTTTTCAGTGATTTAGTGCAGTGTGGTTTCCCAAGCCCTGCGGCTGATTATGTTGAACAGCGTATCGATCTCAATGAGTTACTGGTTTCCCACCCGAGCTCAACATATTTCGTTAAGGCCGCTGGCGACTCAATGATTGAGGCGGGAATAAGCGACGGTGATCTGCTGGTAGTGGACAGCTCGCGCACAGCTGAGCACGGTGACATTGTCATCGCCGCGGTAGAAGGGGAATTTACTGTTAAACGCCTGCAGCTACGCCCGACAGTCCAACTCATCCCAATGAATAGCGCCTACAGTCCGATTGTTGTAGGCAGCGAAGATACGCTGGACGTTTTCGGCGTCGTGACTTTCATCGTTAAATCGGCGAGCTGA
- the sapB gene encoding putrescine export ABC transporter permease SapB, protein MIIFTLRRLLLLLVTLFLLTFVGFSLSYFTPHAPLQGSSLWDAWLFWFNGLLHWDFGVSSINGQLISEQLKEVFPATMELCILAFGFALMVGIPVGMLAGIYRNKWQDKFISALALLGFSIPVFWLALLLTMFFSLTMGWLPVSGRFDLLYTVKSVTGFAIIDAWLSDSVWRHEMIVSALRHMVLPVLTLAVAPTTEVIRLMRLSTMDVFDQNYVKAAATRGLSRLTILRRHVLHNALPPVIPRLGLQFSTMLTLAMITEMVFSWPGLGRWLINAIRQQDYAAISAGVMVIGSLVIIVNVISDILGAMANPLKHKEWYALR, encoded by the coding sequence ATGATTATTTTTACCTTGCGTCGACTCCTGTTGCTGCTGGTGACCCTCTTTTTACTGACCTTTGTTGGCTTCAGTCTGAGCTATTTTACGCCACACGCCCCGCTTCAGGGGTCGTCGCTGTGGGATGCCTGGCTGTTCTGGTTTAACGGCCTGCTGCACTGGGATTTTGGCGTCTCCAGTATCAACGGACAGCTTATCTCTGAGCAGTTGAAGGAGGTTTTTCCGGCCACGATGGAGCTCTGTATTCTGGCCTTCGGCTTTGCCCTGATGGTCGGTATTCCGGTAGGCATGCTGGCGGGGATTTATCGCAACAAATGGCAGGATAAATTTATCAGCGCCCTCGCCCTGCTCGGTTTTTCTATCCCGGTCTTCTGGCTGGCGCTGTTACTGACGATGTTCTTCTCGCTGACGATGGGCTGGCTGCCGGTATCGGGCCGCTTTGATCTGCTTTACACGGTTAAATCGGTAACCGGATTTGCCATTATAGATGCATGGCTGTCTGACTCCGTCTGGCGTCATGAAATGATCGTCAGCGCCCTGCGTCATATGGTATTGCCGGTGCTGACACTTGCGGTGGCACCCACCACAGAAGTCATCCGTCTGATGCGTCTGAGCACCATGGACGTGTTTGATCAGAACTATGTCAAAGCGGCTGCCACGCGGGGACTCTCTCGCCTGACGATCCTGCGTCGTCATGTCCTGCACAACGCGCTCCCTCCTGTCATCCCGCGTCTTGGGCTGCAGTTTTCGACCATGCTGACTCTGGCGATGATCACCGAGATGGTCTTTAGCTGGCCGGGTCTTGGACGTTGGCTGATTAACGCTATTCGTCAGCAGGATTACGCTGCCATATCGGCCGGCGTGATGGTGATTGGTTCGCTGGTGATTATTGTTAACGTGATTTCCGATATTTTGGGTGCAATGGCCAACCCGTTGAAGCATAAGGAATGGTATGCCTTACGATAG
- a CDS encoding host specificity protein J, producing the protein MATAIAIKGRKGGSSSSRTPTEQPDDLQSVAKAKILVALGEGEFAGQLTAKDIYLDGTALENADGSQNFSGVTWEFRAGTQAQKYIQGIPGTENEINVGTEVSSATAWTRTFTNTQLSAVRLRLKWPSLFKQEDDGDLVGYSVNYAIDLQTDGGTWQTVLNTSVTGKTTSGYERSHRIDLPQAGSTWTIRLRKITSDANSAKIGDTMMLQSFTEVIDAKLRYPNTALLYIEFDSSQFNGSIPQISCEPRGRVIRVPDTYDPETRTYSGTWAGTFKWAWTDNPAWIFYDLVVSDRFGLGDRLTTANIDKWTLYQVAQYCDQMVPDGKGGSGTEPRYTCNVYIQERNDAYTVLRDFAAIFRGMTYWGDDQIVALADMPRDVDFTYTHANVIDGRFTYSSSTIKNRYTNALVSWSDPDNAYSDAMEPVFEQDLVARYGFNQLEITAIGCTRQSEANRKGRWGILTNNKDRVVTFNVGEDGNIPQPGYVIAVADRNLSGRDLGGRISAVNGRVLTLDRAPDASAADRMIVNLPSGVSQSRTIQSIKGNKVTVTTAYSETPVAEAVWVIESDELYAQQYRVITVTDNNDGTFTIVGANHDPDKFDRIDTGAIIDQRPVSVIPPGNQSPPANIVISSFSVVQQNISVETMRVSWDQAQNAIAYEAQWRRNDGNWVNVPRSSTTSFDVPGIYAGRYLVRVRAINAAEISSGWGYSEEKTLAGKVGNPPKPVGFIASENVVFGIELNWGFPANTDDTLKTEIQYSLTGTEDDAMLLADVPYPQRKYQQMGLKVGQIFWYRAQLVDRSGNESGYTEWARGQASIDVSDITDVILEEIKDSDTFKDLIENAVDSNEKIAGMADDIKQANDELEQQAKDIAKNAQDVGKVQTSVNELSSTVGEVSSSLSELEQTVATADTALGQRIDSISVSMEGMTGGVKNSAIAIIQNGLAQVAARKTLSASVAGNSANLDRIDEVIVNDREATARSLLSLQTDVNGNKASINSLNQTFSDYQQATATQINGITATVNGHTSAITTNAQAIANVNGDLKAMYNIKVGVSSNGQYYAAGMGIGVENTPSGMQSQVIFLADRFAVTHQAGATVTLPFVIQNGQVIIRDTVIGDATITRAKLAETISSVNYVQNQAGLSINFRTGTLENYGSTAGEGAMKQTNQTISVKDANNVLRVQIGRITGTW; encoded by the coding sequence ATGGCAACTGCAATCGCTATAAAAGGCCGCAAGGGCGGCAGCTCAAGTTCCCGAACCCCTACAGAACAGCCTGATGATCTGCAATCTGTAGCAAAGGCAAAAATCCTCGTTGCACTAGGAGAGGGGGAATTTGCAGGGCAGTTGACGGCAAAAGATATCTACCTGGACGGAACGGCTCTGGAGAATGCTGACGGCTCTCAAAACTTCAGCGGCGTTACGTGGGAATTTCGCGCGGGAACTCAGGCGCAAAAATATATTCAGGGCATACCCGGTACCGAAAACGAAATCAACGTCGGAACTGAGGTATCGAGCGCTACAGCGTGGACGCGCACGTTTACCAATACGCAGCTTTCAGCGGTTCGCCTGCGCCTGAAATGGCCTTCGCTTTTCAAGCAGGAGGACGACGGCGATCTGGTCGGTTACTCGGTTAATTATGCGATTGACCTGCAGACGGACGGCGGCACATGGCAGACGGTACTCAATACCAGCGTGACCGGCAAAACGACGTCAGGTTACGAGCGCAGCCACCGTATTGATTTACCTCAGGCTGGCAGCACCTGGACAATCCGACTCCGTAAGATTACGTCTGATGCCAACAGTGCGAAGATCGGCGACACGATGATGCTGCAGAGCTTCACCGAGGTAATTGACGCCAAATTACGCTATCCAAACACAGCGCTGCTTTATATCGAATTCGATTCCAGCCAGTTTAACGGCTCTATCCCGCAGATCTCCTGCGAGCCCCGCGGCCGCGTTATCCGCGTACCGGATACTTACGACCCCGAAACCCGCACTTATAGCGGTACGTGGGCTGGGACATTTAAATGGGCCTGGACCGATAACCCTGCCTGGATTTTCTACGACCTGGTGGTTAGCGACCGTTTCGGACTTGGGGATCGTCTTACAACGGCCAACATAGATAAATGGACGCTCTACCAGGTTGCACAGTATTGCGATCAAATGGTACCGGACGGCAAAGGCGGAAGTGGTACCGAACCACGTTATACCTGCAACGTGTACATTCAGGAACGCAACGACGCTTATACGGTCCTGCGTGATTTTGCTGCAATCTTCCGCGGGATGACCTACTGGGGTGACGACCAGATTGTGGCGCTGGCGGACATGCCGAGAGATGTTGATTTTACATACACGCATGCGAACGTTATTGATGGGCGCTTTACCTATTCCAGCAGCACCATAAAGAACCGTTACACCAATGCGCTGGTGTCCTGGTCTGATCCTGATAACGCTTATTCTGATGCGATGGAGCCTGTTTTTGAGCAGGATCTGGTTGCGCGTTATGGGTTTAATCAACTTGAGATAACTGCGATCGGTTGTACCCGTCAGTCGGAGGCGAATCGGAAAGGGCGATGGGGGATCCTCACCAACAACAAAGATCGCGTTGTTACTTTCAATGTAGGGGAAGACGGCAACATTCCACAGCCCGGCTATGTAATTGCGGTCGCGGACCGAAATCTCTCGGGGCGCGACCTGGGGGGCCGTATCTCTGCGGTGAATGGTCGCGTGCTGACGCTGGACAGGGCGCCGGATGCTTCGGCAGCCGACAGGATGATTGTCAATCTTCCCTCGGGTGTTTCACAGTCACGCACCATTCAGTCGATTAAGGGCAATAAGGTGACCGTTACGACGGCTTACAGTGAAACGCCTGTGGCTGAGGCCGTATGGGTCATTGAGTCTGATGAGCTCTACGCACAGCAGTATCGCGTTATTACGGTAACTGATAATAACGACGGCACGTTCACAATCGTCGGTGCAAATCACGATCCGGATAAATTCGATCGCATTGATACCGGAGCAATCATTGACCAGCGGCCGGTGAGCGTGATCCCGCCGGGCAACCAGTCGCCGCCTGCGAACATCGTGATCAGCTCGTTTTCTGTGGTGCAGCAAAATATCAGCGTCGAAACGATGCGCGTGAGCTGGGACCAGGCGCAGAACGCTATCGCCTATGAAGCGCAATGGCGCCGCAACGACGGGAACTGGGTTAACGTGCCGCGCAGCTCCACCACGTCATTCGACGTCCCCGGGATTTATGCCGGGCGCTACCTTGTGCGCGTGCGCGCAATCAATGCCGCAGAAATTTCATCCGGATGGGGCTATTCAGAAGAGAAAACGCTGGCGGGTAAAGTGGGCAACCCACCGAAGCCGGTTGGCTTCATCGCTTCTGAAAACGTGGTATTCGGTATCGAGTTGAACTGGGGATTCCCCGCGAATACCGACGACACGCTGAAGACGGAAATTCAGTACAGCCTGACCGGTACCGAAGACGATGCGATGCTGCTGGCCGATGTGCCTTACCCGCAGCGCAAATATCAGCAGATGGGCCTTAAGGTTGGGCAGATTTTCTGGTACCGCGCGCAGTTGGTGGACCGCAGCGGCAACGAATCAGGTTACACAGAATGGGCGCGCGGTCAGGCCAGTATCGATGTGTCCGACATCACCGATGTGATCCTGGAGGAGATTAAAGACTCGGATACGTTCAAAGACCTGATCGAGAACGCGGTGGACAGCAACGAAAAAATTGCTGGTATGGCTGACGACATCAAACAGGCCAACGACGAACTGGAGCAGCAGGCGAAGGATATCGCCAAAAATGCTCAGGACGTCGGGAAGGTTCAGACCAGCGTTAATGAGCTTTCGAGTACGGTCGGTGAAGTGTCGTCTTCCCTCTCAGAGCTTGAGCAGACCGTTGCGACGGCTGATACCGCGCTGGGCCAGCGAATTGACAGCATCAGTGTTTCTATGGAAGGCATGACGGGCGGGGTTAAGAACTCAGCCATTGCCATTATCCAGAACGGGCTGGCACAGGTGGCTGCGCGTAAAACCCTGTCTGCATCGGTCGCCGGCAACAGCGCGAATCTGGACCGTATTGATGAGGTGATTGTCAACGACAGGGAGGCAACGGCGCGCTCGTTGCTGAGCCTGCAGACGGACGTCAACGGCAACAAGGCATCCATCAACAGCCTGAATCAGACGTTCTCCGACTATCAGCAGGCTACGGCCACTCAGATAAACGGCATAACGGCGACGGTGAACGGGCATACCTCAGCCATTACAACAAACGCTCAGGCCATCGCGAACGTAAATGGTGACCTCAAAGCAATGTACAACATCAAAGTTGGTGTCTCCAGTAACGGGCAGTATTACGCCGCAGGTATGGGGATCGGCGTTGAGAATACGCCATCCGGGATGCAGTCACAGGTTATCTTCCTGGCTGACCGCTTCGCTGTTACTCACCAGGCCGGCGCGACCGTTACGCTTCCGTTCGTGATTCAAAACGGGCAGGTAATTATCAGGGATACGGTAATAGGTGATGCCACTATTACACGAGCGAAGCTTGCTGAAACAATCAGCTCGGTAAACTACGTTCAGAACCAGGCTGGCCTGTCCATAAACTTTAGAACGGGCACGCTTGAGAACTACGGTTCAACCGCGGGCGAGGGGGCCATGAAGCAAACCAATCAGACCATCAGCGTTAAGGACGCGAACAATGTGTTGAGGGTGCAGATCGGGAGAATCACTGGTACATGGTGA
- a CDS encoding cor protein, translated as MKNMILCLAVAVLLSGCAGVIEKQQPVCSGTALIGGQENSVQIYGVRKQNNQTQYRAGYPFNWTWVSANTFTSTTCH; from the coding sequence ATGAAAAACATGATTCTTTGCCTGGCGGTGGCGGTTTTGCTCTCCGGTTGCGCTGGCGTTATTGAGAAACAGCAACCCGTGTGTTCCGGTACCGCCCTTATCGGCGGGCAGGAAAACAGCGTCCAGATTTACGGAGTGCGTAAACAAAACAATCAGACCCAGTACCGCGCCGGTTATCCCTTTAACTGGACCTGGGTTAGCGCCAACACATTCACCAGCACCACCTGCCATTAA
- a CDS encoding tail assembly protein produces MAALLNVEPVRTIRLYGVLGATFGREYRLSVASPKEAIRALSVIVPGFERFLNTSKQRGLTYAVFSGKRNLLNDELSMDRSTEEIRIAPVIIGSKRAGVFQTILGVALVAVAAFVTGGAAIGIGGTAFAGGWGAVAGIGASMAIGGVVQMLSPQTTGLASKQSADNKASYAFGGVTNTTAQGNPVPLLYGKRRIGGAIISAGIYVDDQQ; encoded by the coding sequence ATGGCTGCATTACTCAATGTTGAGCCGGTCCGCACAATTCGATTGTACGGCGTACTAGGCGCCACCTTCGGGCGTGAATATCGTTTATCAGTAGCTTCACCTAAAGAGGCCATCCGCGCCCTGAGCGTTATCGTGCCGGGTTTTGAGCGTTTCCTGAATACCAGTAAGCAACGAGGTTTAACTTATGCGGTATTCAGCGGGAAACGAAACCTCTTAAACGATGAGCTCAGTATGGACAGGAGCACAGAGGAAATCCGCATCGCGCCGGTGATCATCGGCAGTAAGCGAGCCGGGGTGTTTCAGACAATCCTCGGGGTTGCCCTTGTTGCTGTTGCTGCGTTCGTCACGGGAGGGGCCGCGATCGGGATTGGTGGTACCGCTTTCGCTGGTGGATGGGGAGCTGTGGCGGGGATTGGGGCATCAATGGCGATCGGCGGCGTAGTCCAGATGCTTTCTCCACAGACTACCGGTCTCGCTAGCAAACAATCAGCGGACAACAAAGCCAGTTATGCCTTTGGTGGAGTAACCAATACGACAGCCCAAGGAAATCCGGTACCACTCTTGTACGGTAAGCGCCGCATTGGTGGTGCGATCATTTCAGCTGGTATTTATGTTGACGATCAGCAGTAG
- a CDS encoding phage tail protein, which translates to MLYNTGTIAINGNTATGTGTNWTAPASQVRAGQTIIVMSNPVQMFQISSVNSATSMTVTPAASPALSGQKYGILVSDNISVDGLAQAMSQLIKEYDENIGAWETFATTSANQSITVTINGTPVTIPGIGKLAQKGPNGALPIDQGGTGATNAADVRTNLGLGNSALLDAQSSWGDSGQKKVLTVGAFGLGREITESVPLNTMSESYPSSFIWSVEDASYMGVSGSQSITSIVIARGGRPTRIHQIYTLGRTFFSYRTPTGWLYQEAYTTGNTTKASDGTLKAASPVARIVTSRDACQRADVAEDGFSWCGCGTANAEAEGITLSRLEAGVYLLIGSAGLASEGWQLLPPMDPGGMGELGVVEAEQTESGGLTIRLFKQKYILSGEGEIIKTKGEPMDVPANSWIDVRLDMPDDSY; encoded by the coding sequence ATGCTTTATAACACTGGCACCATAGCCATTAACGGAAATACCGCAACCGGCACCGGAACTAACTGGACAGCACCCGCCAGCCAGGTCCGCGCTGGCCAGACGATTATTGTCATGTCTAACCCGGTCCAGATGTTCCAGATTTCATCCGTGAACAGCGCTACATCAATGACGGTAACGCCTGCTGCATCACCGGCGCTGAGCGGCCAGAAGTACGGCATTCTGGTATCAGACAATATCTCGGTCGATGGGCTGGCGCAGGCCATGTCTCAGCTCATTAAAGAGTATGACGAGAATATTGGCGCATGGGAGACGTTCGCTACTACCTCAGCAAACCAGAGCATAACGGTAACCATTAACGGCACCCCCGTGACTATCCCCGGCATCGGTAAGTTGGCGCAGAAAGGGCCCAACGGTGCTCTCCCGATTGACCAGGGCGGGACCGGTGCAACGAACGCTGCAGACGTTCGCACAAACCTCGGTTTGGGAAATAGCGCTTTATTGGATGCTCAAAGTTCCTGGGGTGATTCCGGTCAAAAGAAAGTTCTAACTGTGGGGGCTTTTGGTCTGGGGCGTGAAATTACTGAATCAGTTCCACTTAATACTATGAGCGAGTCCTACCCCTCATCGTTTATATGGTCAGTAGAGGACGCCAGCTACATGGGGGTCTCAGGAAGTCAGAGCATTACCTCAATCGTAATAGCTCGTGGAGGTAGACCAACTCGCATTCATCAAATCTACACGTTAGGGCGGACTTTCTTCAGTTACCGAACACCTACAGGGTGGCTGTATCAGGAAGCCTACACAACGGGGAACACCACTAAGGCGAGCGATGGCACGCTAAAAGCGGCCTCACCAGTTGCCCGCATAGTAACGAGTCGCGATGCATGCCAGCGCGCTGACGTAGCCGAAGATGGTTTCTCCTGGTGCGGCTGCGGGACAGCAAACGCAGAGGCGGAGGGCATAACCCTTTCTCGCCTTGAGGCGGGCGTTTACCTGCTGATAGGTTCAGCAGGACTGGCTTCAGAGGGATGGCAGCTACTGCCACCGATGGACCCTGGTGGCATGGGAGAACTTGGCGTGGTTGAAGCTGAGCAGACGGAAAGCGGTGGCCTGACAATCCGTCTTTTCAAGCAAAAATACATCCTGAGCGGTGAAGGTGAGATCATTAAAACCAAAGGTGAACCGATGGACGTACCGGCGAACAGCTGGATCGATGTTCGCCTTGATATGCCTGACGATTCCTATTAA
- a CDS encoding SOS response-associated peptidase yields the protein MCGRFAQAQTREEYLAYLADGADRDIAYEPEPIGRYNVAPGTKVLLLSERDEQLHLDPVFWGYAPGWWDKPPLINARVETAATSRMFKPLWQHGRAICFADGWFEWKKEGDKKQPYFIHRADGQPIFMAAIGSTPFERGDEAEGFLIVTSAADKGLVDIHDRRPLVLSPEAAREWMRQDVDGKEAEEIVGDGAVPADKFIWHAVTRAVGNVKNQGPDLIKISE from the coding sequence ATGTGCGGACGTTTTGCACAAGCTCAAACCCGTGAAGAGTATCTGGCTTACCTAGCCGACGGAGCTGATCGTGACATTGCCTATGAACCTGAACCTATTGGTCGGTACAACGTGGCTCCCGGTACTAAAGTCCTGCTGTTGAGCGAACGAGACGAGCAGTTGCACCTCGATCCTGTTTTCTGGGGTTACGCGCCCGGGTGGTGGGATAAACCGCCACTTATTAATGCGCGTGTCGAAACCGCTGCAACCAGCAGGATGTTTAAGCCCCTCTGGCAGCATGGCCGTGCGATCTGCTTCGCCGATGGATGGTTCGAATGGAAAAAGGAAGGCGACAAGAAACAGCCCTACTTTATTCACCGGGCAGATGGCCAGCCCATTTTCATGGCAGCGATTGGCAGCACGCCATTCGAGCGCGGCGACGAAGCCGAAGGTTTTCTCATCGTAACGTCTGCGGCTGATAAAGGTCTAGTCGACATTCATGACCGCCGGCCACTGGTTCTGTCGCCAGAAGCAGCGCGCGAGTGGATGCGCCAAGATGTTGATGGGAAAGAAGCTGAAGAGATTGTTGGCGACGGTGCTGTTCCCGCAGACAAGTTTATCTGGCATGCTGTGACACGTGCTGTGGGTAATGTGAAGAATCAGGGGCCGGATCTAATCAAAATATCCGAATAA
- a CDS encoding Y-family DNA polymerase — protein sequence MFALCDVNSFYASCETVFRPDLKGRPVVVLSNNDGCVIARSAEAKAAGITMGEPFFKQKDLFRRAGVVCFSSNYELYADMSNRVMATLEEMSPRVEIYSIDEAFCDLTGVRNCRDLTEFGKEIRATVLKRTHLTVGVGIAQTKTLAKLANHAAKKWQRQTGGVVDLSNIDRQRRLLALVPVEDVWGVGRRISKKLNAMGIKTALDLSEQSTWIIRKHFNVVLERTVRELRGEPCLELEEFAPAKQEIVCSRSFGERVTEYEQMRQAICSYAARGAEKLRGEHQYCRFISAFVKTSPFALNEPYYGNSASMMLLTPTQDSRDIINAAVKCLDKIWKDGHRYQKAGIMLGDFFSQGVAQLNLFDENAPRAGSERLMEVLDHLNAKDGKGTLYFAGQGIQQQWQMKREMLSPRYTTRYSDLLRIR from the coding sequence ATGTTTGCGCTCTGTGATGTGAATTCGTTCTACGCATCATGCGAGACTGTATTCAGGCCGGACCTAAAAGGGCGGCCGGTTGTCGTTCTCTCCAACAATGACGGCTGCGTAATCGCACGCAGCGCCGAGGCCAAGGCGGCTGGAATTACCATGGGAGAGCCGTTCTTTAAGCAAAAGGATTTATTCCGGCGCGCTGGGGTTGTTTGCTTCAGCAGCAACTATGAGCTGTATGCTGATATGTCGAACCGGGTAATGGCTACGCTCGAGGAAATGAGCCCTCGCGTCGAAATTTACAGCATCGATGAAGCTTTTTGCGACCTGACAGGTGTGCGTAATTGCCGGGACCTGACGGAGTTCGGCAAAGAGATCCGCGCTACGGTTCTGAAGCGTACGCACTTGACGGTTGGTGTTGGCATTGCTCAAACCAAAACCCTTGCCAAACTTGCTAACCACGCGGCAAAAAAATGGCAGCGGCAGACTGGTGGGGTAGTTGATTTATCGAACATCGACCGCCAGCGGCGACTGCTTGCCCTAGTTCCAGTCGAAGACGTCTGGGGCGTCGGCCGACGCATTAGCAAAAAGCTCAACGCGATGGGTATCAAAACCGCTCTGGACCTCTCAGAACAAAGCACATGGATTATTCGCAAACACTTCAATGTCGTGCTGGAGCGAACTGTCCGGGAGTTGCGCGGCGAGCCTTGTCTTGAGCTGGAAGAGTTTGCGCCAGCAAAGCAGGAAATCGTATGCAGCCGGTCATTTGGCGAACGCGTCACCGAGTACGAACAGATGCGGCAGGCTATTTGTAGTTATGCGGCACGTGGTGCCGAAAAGCTTCGTGGTGAGCACCAGTATTGCCGCTTTATCTCGGCGTTCGTGAAAACCTCTCCATTTGCGCTTAACGAACCGTATTACGGTAACAGTGCGTCAATGATGCTTCTCACCCCTACACAGGATTCCCGAGACATTATCAACGCCGCGGTAAAATGCCTGGACAAGATCTGGAAGGATGGTCACCGGTACCAGAAAGCCGGCATTATGCTGGGTGATTTCTTCAGCCAAGGCGTGGCGCAGCTGAACCTTTTCGATGAGAACGCGCCGCGAGCTGGTAGCGAAAGATTGATGGAAGTGCTCGATCACCTGAACGCGAAGGATGGAAAGGGAACGCTTTACTTTGCCGGCCAGGGCATACAGCAGCAGTGGCAGATGAAGCGTGAAATGCTTTCACCGCGGTATACTACTAGGTATTCAGATCTTCTTAGAATTCGATAA